A window from Citrobacter amalonaticus encodes these proteins:
- a CDS encoding PTS sugar transporter subunit IIA, with protein sequence MTIKELLIEADAIQVGVAENDWQKVIQLAARPLVAKGYISAEYGQAVIDNTLSHGAYYVFDEGVAIPHARPECGVKRNCFSMVLLDKPIQFADSEAADIVIMFGAQDSNAHIEEGIRAIVALLDNDERMAKLRAARSQEEVVALL encoded by the coding sequence ATGACGATAAAAGAATTACTGATCGAGGCCGATGCCATTCAGGTTGGCGTCGCGGAAAACGACTGGCAGAAGGTGATTCAACTGGCGGCCAGACCGTTGGTCGCAAAAGGGTATATTTCAGCGGAATACGGTCAGGCAGTTATCGACAACACCCTCAGTCATGGGGCGTATTATGTATTTGATGAAGGGGTTGCGATCCCCCATGCCCGTCCAGAATGTGGGGTGAAGCGCAACTGTTTTAGCATGGTGCTGTTGGATAAGCCCATTCAGTTTGCCGACAGTGAAGCCGCCGACATTGTCATTATGTTTGGTGCACAGGACAGTAATGCGCATATTGAAGAGGGCATCCGCGCCATTGTCGCCTTACTCGATAACGATGAACGCATGGCGAAGTTGCGGGCGGCACGTTCCCAGGAAGAGGTGGTCGCGTTGCTATGA
- a CDS encoding class II fructose-bisphosphate aldolase has translation MSLYNFNEILKIGQERNFKAIGSFNLHCIEMLPAFFKAAQKTNSPLMIQISTGTAEYLGYRLLVDAVRSLAESENVPTCLHLDHCSDISAIETAMNAGFSSVMYDGSHLELEENIGNTRIVVEMARPRNITVEGELGAIGGSEDGKAVAAEDICFTTVEDAKRFVEETRVDMLAVSVGTVHGLYTGKAQIQHQRLQEISAATGVPLVLHGGTGVSDDDMRLAVTEGINKVNVGTEMNVQWVDQCKNTFEKGKVNDSVRKFLIPANNAVTQVLMEKIALFK, from the coding sequence GGAAAGAAATTTCAAAGCGATTGGATCCTTTAACCTGCACTGTATTGAAATGCTGCCTGCGTTTTTTAAAGCGGCGCAAAAAACGAATAGCCCGTTAATGATTCAGATTTCAACCGGGACGGCAGAATATCTGGGTTATCGCCTGCTGGTTGATGCGGTGCGTTCGCTGGCGGAGAGCGAGAATGTCCCGACCTGTCTGCATCTGGATCACTGCTCTGATATCAGCGCCATTGAGACGGCGATGAATGCCGGATTTTCCTCGGTCATGTATGACGGCTCGCACCTGGAACTGGAAGAGAATATCGGTAATACCCGCATCGTGGTGGAGATGGCCAGACCGCGCAATATTACGGTGGAAGGCGAGCTTGGGGCTATTGGTGGCTCAGAGGATGGTAAAGCAGTGGCGGCAGAGGATATCTGCTTTACGACGGTAGAAGATGCCAAACGCTTCGTTGAGGAAACGCGAGTCGACATGCTGGCGGTGTCGGTGGGGACGGTACACGGCTTGTATACCGGCAAGGCACAGATTCAACATCAGCGGCTGCAAGAGATCAGCGCCGCGACCGGTGTTCCACTGGTATTACACGGGGGAACGGGGGTGAGTGATGACGATATGCGCCTGGCCGTCACTGAAGGCATTAATAAAGTGAATGTCGGCACGGAAATGAACGTACAGTGGGTCGACCAGTGTAAAAATACCTTTGAGAAAGGCAAAGTGAATGACAGCGTACGTAAGTTTTTAATTCCGGCAAATAATGCCGTCACCCAGGTATTAATGGAAAAGATCGCGTTATTTAAATAA